In one window of Limnohabitans sp. MORI2 DNA:
- the gspK gene encoding type II secretion system minor pseudopilin GspK, with translation MKHMAGSSQRGAALLAAMLTVALVATFAAGALWQQWKSIEVEGAERQRTQARWLLTGALDWARVILREDARAGDASAPTDHLAEPWAVPLQEARLSSFLAALPDGTGNTIDDEKFARHVLLSGAVSDLQGRLNVTNLIQGEQLDGKAMLAFERLFDALSIPPAQLNLLAQGLLAAQKQTSNSPLMPQRVSQLSWLGLSPQAVQALSPHIALLPTRTAVNLNTASVQVLYASVPGLSMSDAQRLVQQRERQHWTSVDAFQKAWGRPINLTDTHSVNTQYFEVLGRLRMPQTTLQERSLVQRDNQEVKVIWRESGSLQ, from the coding sequence ATGAAGCACATGGCAGGCTCCTCACAACGTGGCGCAGCTTTACTCGCCGCCATGCTCACTGTGGCTTTGGTGGCTACGTTTGCGGCAGGCGCTTTGTGGCAGCAATGGAAATCCATCGAAGTGGAAGGCGCGGAGCGCCAACGCACGCAAGCACGTTGGTTGCTGACGGGCGCACTGGACTGGGCACGCGTCATCTTGCGCGAAGACGCGCGTGCGGGCGACGCCAGCGCACCTACCGATCACTTGGCTGAGCCTTGGGCTGTGCCGTTGCAAGAAGCCCGTTTGTCTAGTTTTTTGGCTGCGTTGCCCGATGGCACAGGCAACACCATCGATGACGAAAAGTTTGCACGCCATGTGCTTTTATCAGGTGCTGTGAGCGACTTGCAAGGCAGGCTCAATGTGACCAACTTGATCCAGGGCGAGCAACTCGATGGCAAAGCCATGCTCGCTTTTGAACGCCTGTTTGACGCCTTGAGCATCCCGCCAGCCCAACTCAACCTACTCGCCCAAGGCTTGTTGGCCGCACAAAAGCAAACCAGTAATTCCCCCCTGATGCCACAACGCGTGAGCCAACTGAGCTGGTTGGGTTTATCGCCTCAAGCCGTGCAAGCTCTGAGCCCACACATTGCCTTGCTGCCCACTCGCACGGCTGTGAACCTCAACACGGCCAGCGTGCAAGTGCTCTACGCCAGTGTGCCAGGCCTGAGCATGTCAGATGCCCAGCGCTTGGTGCAACAGCGCGAGCGCCAACACTGGACCAGTGTGGATGCTTTTCAAAAGGCATGGGGTCGCCCCATCAACTTGACCGACACCCACAGCGTGAACACGCAATACTTTGAGGTGCTGGGCCGTCTACGCATGCCACAAACCACCCTGCAAGAACGCTCTTTGGTGCAGCGAGACAACCAAGAAGTGAAGGTCATTTGGCGCGAGTCTGGCTCTCTACAATGA
- a CDS encoding prepilin-type N-terminal cleavage/methylation domain-containing protein: MANAKDQRGFTLIELLIAITLMAVLAGLGWRGLDSLMRSRDITQAQVDQTAVLQTVLAQWQADLNAVQPVPRLSEAGVLWDGRTLRITRRATAWRADGADAGLWVVAWTLRGNQWLRWQSPPLQTRAALQQAWANAERWGQNPSSDDALLETQLIPLDAWQLTYFRGNAWTNPLSSASDSSGVSQQTNTPNQGAMPDAIRLQIDLPATTSVRGRITLDWVRPNFSNTKT, translated from the coding sequence ATGGCCAACGCCAAGGATCAACGCGGCTTCACGCTCATTGAGCTACTCATCGCCATCACGCTCATGGCGGTGCTGGCGGGCTTGGGCTGGCGTGGGCTCGACAGCCTCATGCGCAGTCGCGACATCACGCAAGCGCAGGTCGACCAAACCGCCGTGCTGCAGACCGTGCTCGCGCAATGGCAAGCCGACCTCAATGCGGTGCAACCCGTGCCTAGGCTTTCCGAAGCAGGCGTACTGTGGGATGGCCGCACACTGCGCATCACGCGCCGCGCCACCGCATGGCGTGCCGATGGCGCTGACGCAGGCTTGTGGGTGGTGGCGTGGACATTGCGCGGCAACCAATGGCTGCGCTGGCAATCGCCGCCCCTGCAAACGCGTGCAGCTTTGCAACAAGCATGGGCCAATGCCGAACGCTGGGGCCAAAACCCGAGCAGTGATGACGCGTTGCTTGAGACCCAATTGATCCCCCTTGACGCATGGCAGCTCACCTACTTTCGTGGCAATGCGTGGACCAACCCACTCTCGAGCGCGAGCGACAGCTCGGGCGTGAGCCAGCAAACCAACACGCCTAACCAAGGCGCAATGCCCGACGCCATTCGCCTACAAATTGACCTGCCCGCCACCACCAGTGTGCGAGGCCGCATCACCCTCGACTGGGTGCGCCCCAACTTCAGCAACACCAAAACATGA
- the gspI gene encoding type II secretion system minor pseudopilin GspI: MKQRGFTLIEVLVALAIVSIALMSGLKVSGALTRNAQRQADVLLAQICADNALNQLRLSQQLPSVGDSRLPCPQAERNFEVALTVRTTPNPAFRRVDAQVFDTATPVLNITTVLGRY; this comes from the coding sequence ATGAAACAGCGCGGCTTCACACTCATCGAGGTGTTGGTGGCGCTCGCCATCGTGTCGATTGCTCTAATGAGTGGGCTCAAGGTCAGCGGCGCGCTCACACGCAACGCGCAACGCCAAGCCGATGTGCTGCTTGCGCAAATTTGTGCGGACAACGCCTTGAACCAATTACGCCTCTCGCAACAACTGCCCAGCGTGGGCGACTCGCGTCTACCCTGTCCGCAGGCCGAGCGCAACTTTGAAGTGGCGCTGACGGTGCGCACCACGCCCAACCCTGCGTTTCGTCGTGTGGACGCACAAGTGTTTGACACTGCCACCCCTGTGCTCAACATCACCACCGTCTTGGGGCGTTACTGA
- a CDS encoding prepilin-type N-terminal cleavage/methylation domain-containing protein, with translation MQRQHGLTLLELLVVLAIIGLSVAGVSLSLRDSSQTQLEREAQRLIAVLEAARAQSRTSGIALIWQATPEGFVIRPAIAPNPIAARTETWLTAGTQAVVSTVNVSPSNVAPTNLVVLGPEPILAPARITLSVATANNAKAAPALTLGTDGLRPFQVLP, from the coding sequence ATGCAACGCCAGCACGGCCTCACTTTGTTGGAGCTGTTGGTGGTGCTGGCCATCATTGGCTTGAGCGTGGCTGGTGTGAGCTTGTCACTACGCGACAGCAGCCAAACTCAGCTAGAGCGTGAAGCACAACGCTTGATCGCCGTTTTAGAAGCAGCCCGTGCGCAATCGCGCACCAGTGGCATTGCCTTAATTTGGCAAGCCACACCCGAAGGCTTTGTCATTCGGCCTGCAATCGCACCCAACCCAATTGCAGCCCGCACAGAAACTTGGCTAACGGCGGGGACCCAAGCAGTGGTCAGCACGGTCAATGTTTCACCAAGCAACGTTGCGCCTACCAACTTGGTGGTGCTAGGCCCCGAACCCATCTTGGCGCCCGCTCGCATCACACTCAGCGTGGCAACGGCCAACAACGCAAAAGCAGCCCCTGCGCTGACCCTTGGCACAGACGGGCTGCGCCCCTTTCAGGTGTTGCCATGA
- the gspG gene encoding type II secretion system major pseudopilin GspG, whose protein sequence is MQAQQNAPKAKRQRGFTLIELMVVLAIIGVLAALVVPNVLNRADDARVTAAKTDVGNLMNALKLYRLDNQNYPTAEQGLNALVVKPTAGQVPLNWKPYIDKLPNDPWGRPYQYMNPGVKGEVDVLSLGADGQPGGEGKNADIGSWQ, encoded by the coding sequence ATGCAAGCCCAACAAAACGCCCCCAAAGCCAAACGCCAACGCGGCTTCACGCTGATCGAACTGATGGTCGTGCTCGCCATCATTGGCGTGTTGGCTGCACTGGTGGTGCCTAACGTGCTCAACCGTGCCGACGACGCACGCGTGACCGCAGCCAAAACCGATGTGGGCAACCTCATGAACGCGCTCAAGCTCTACCGCTTGGACAACCAAAACTACCCCACGGCCGAACAAGGTCTGAACGCCTTGGTGGTCAAACCCACGGCAGGCCAAGTGCCGCTGAACTGGAAGCCCTACATCGACAAGCTCCCCAACGACCCTTGGGGCCGCCCTTACCAATACATGAATCCTGGCGTGAAGGGTGAAGTGGATGTGCTGTCACTCGGCGCTGACGGCCAACCCGGCGGCGAAGGCAAAAACGCCGACATCGGCAGCTGGCAATAA
- a CDS encoding general secretion pathway protein C: MLRYRPSFATALSASSRVVLPAATLLVWGVVAFSAVTWGLRWSATGAAPSNATTAAQALPEVDVSAAARSLGAAPVQAVAAPTLASRFQLQGVMAGGPNAGAALIAVDGKAAKPFRVGAVVADGLVLQSAEGRRVTLGAALDGPQTLALELPAKK, from the coding sequence ATGCTTCGCTACCGCCCTTCATTTGCCACCGCCTTGAGCGCTTCGTCGCGTGTGGTGTTGCCCGCCGCCACCTTGTTGGTGTGGGGCGTTGTGGCGTTCAGTGCGGTGACTTGGGGCTTGCGTTGGTCGGCCACGGGTGCTGCACCCAGCAATGCCACCACTGCTGCGCAGGCCTTGCCTGAGGTAGATGTCTCTGCCGCTGCGCGTAGCCTGGGTGCTGCGCCTGTGCAAGCAGTGGCTGCGCCGACGCTGGCCAGCCGGTTTCAGTTGCAAGGCGTGATGGCAGGTGGGCCCAATGCAGGCGCTGCGCTCATCGCGGTGGACGGCAAAGCCGCCAAGCCCTTCCGCGTGGGCGCTGTGGTGGCGGATGGCTTGGTGTTGCAATCGGCTGAGGGGCGGCGCGTGACGCTAGGTGCTGCGCTGGACGGGCCGCAAACCTTGGCGCTTGAACTGCCCGCTAAGAAATAA
- the ilvA gene encoding threonine ammonia-lyase, biosynthetic — protein MSTRTTKARALQPADYLKKILTARVYDVASESALEVAKNLSRRIHNTVLLKREDQQPVHSFKLRGAYNKMAHLTPEQLKKGVICASAGNHAQGVALGAKRLGVKAIIVMPTTTPSVKIEAVKALGGEVVLAGDSYSDAYTHALTLEKKNGMTFVHPFDDPDVIAGQGTIAMEMLRQLQGLNLHQLDAVFVAIGGGGLISGVANYIKAVRPEIKVIGVQMDDSSAMMQSVQKGKRVTLNDVGLFSDGTAVKLVGEETFRVSKNLVDSYITVDTDAVCAAIKDVFVDTRSIVEPAGALAVAAIKQYVAEHKTKGETYAAILCGANMNFDRLRFVAERAEVGEEREALFAVTIPEQPGSLRRFCELIGKLPSFGGSKSPRNVTEFNYRMSDQAKAHVFVGLTTGIKGESSKIASHFTKSGFEAIDLTHDELAKEHIRHMVGGHSSLAHEERILRFEFPERPGALMKFLLAMRPGWNISLFHYRNQGADYGRILMGLQVPKTDNKAFTAFLDGLGYPYVEETQNPAYRLFLQR, from the coding sequence ATGTCTACCCGCACCACCAAAGCGCGCGCGCTGCAGCCCGCCGATTACTTGAAAAAAATCTTGACCGCCCGTGTGTACGACGTGGCGAGTGAATCTGCGCTGGAGGTGGCGAAAAACCTCAGCCGTCGAATTCACAATACCGTGCTCTTGAAGCGCGAGGACCAGCAGCCCGTGCACAGCTTCAAACTGCGCGGCGCGTACAACAAGATGGCGCACCTCACGCCCGAGCAGCTAAAGAAAGGCGTAATTTGCGCCTCAGCTGGCAACCACGCCCAAGGAGTGGCATTGGGCGCAAAGCGACTGGGTGTCAAAGCCATCATCGTCATGCCCACCACCACGCCCAGCGTGAAGATTGAGGCCGTTAAGGCTTTGGGCGGCGAGGTGGTGTTGGCAGGCGATAGCTACTCGGACGCCTACACCCACGCCCTCACGCTGGAAAAGAAAAACGGCATGACGTTTGTCCACCCGTTTGACGACCCCGATGTGATTGCCGGCCAAGGCACGATTGCCATGGAAATGCTGCGCCAGTTGCAAGGCCTCAACCTGCACCAACTCGACGCGGTGTTTGTCGCCATTGGCGGCGGTGGCCTGATCAGCGGCGTGGCCAACTACATCAAGGCCGTGCGCCCCGAAATCAAAGTAATTGGCGTGCAAATGGACGACTCGTCCGCCATGATGCAGTCGGTGCAAAAAGGTAAACGCGTCACACTCAACGACGTGGGTTTGTTCTCCGATGGCACAGCCGTGAAGCTGGTGGGTGAAGAAACCTTCCGCGTGAGCAAAAACTTGGTGGACAGCTACATCACGGTTGACACCGATGCCGTGTGCGCCGCCATCAAAGATGTGTTTGTGGACACCCGAAGCATCGTTGAGCCTGCAGGCGCCTTGGCCGTGGCCGCGATCAAGCAATACGTGGCTGAGCACAAAACCAAGGGTGAGACTTACGCCGCCATTTTGTGTGGGGCGAACATGAACTTCGACCGCTTGCGCTTTGTGGCCGAGCGCGCCGAGGTGGGTGAAGAACGCGAAGCCTTGTTCGCTGTGACCATCCCCGAGCAACCGGGCAGCCTGCGCCGCTTTTGCGAGCTGATTGGCAAGCTGCCTAGCTTTGGCGGCAGCAAATCGCCCCGCAATGTGACCGAGTTCAACTATCGCATGAGCGACCAAGCCAAAGCCCATGTGTTTGTGGGTTTGACCACTGGCATCAAAGGCGAAAGCAGCAAGATTGCAAGCCACTTCACCAAGAGCGGCTTTGAGGCCATTGATCTCACCCACGACGAGCTGGCCAAAGAGCACATTCGCCATATGGTGGGCGGGCATTCGTCGCTCGCGCATGAAGAACGCATCTTGCGCTTTGAGTTCCCCGAGCGCCCCGGTGCACTGATGAAGTTCTTGCTGGCCATGCGCCCCGGCTGGAACATCAGCCTCTTCCACTACCGCAACCAAGGCGCGGACTACGGTCGCATCTTGATGGGCTTGCAAGTGCCAAAGACCGACAACAAAGCGTTCACCGCATTCTTGGATGGCTTGGGTTATCCGTATGTGGAAGAAACGCAAAACCCAGCGTATCGCTTGTTCTTGCAGCGTTAA
- a CDS encoding OsmC family protein, producing the protein MECTVSWTGNSGTRSGMGFIAETGSGHVVAMDGAPDAAKPENGGQNLAPRPMEMLLAGTGGCTAYDVVLILKRGRHNVQGCSVKIVSERATEDPKVFTKINMHFTVTGQGVPASAVERAIAMSHDKYCSASIMLGKTAEITTSFELVEA; encoded by the coding sequence ATGGAATGCACCGTCAGCTGGACCGGCAACTCAGGCACCCGTTCAGGCATGGGCTTTATTGCAGAAACAGGCAGCGGCCATGTGGTGGCCATGGATGGCGCGCCCGATGCAGCCAAGCCCGAGAACGGCGGCCAAAACTTGGCGCCTCGCCCCATGGAGATGCTCTTGGCAGGCACAGGTGGCTGCACCGCGTATGACGTGGTGCTCATCTTGAAACGTGGCCGTCACAACGTGCAAGGCTGCAGCGTGAAGATAGTGAGCGAACGCGCCACCGAAGACCCCAAGGTGTTCACCAAGATCAACATGCACTTCACCGTGACGGGCCAAGGCGTGCCAGCCAGCGCGGTGGAGCGCGCCATTGCCATGAGCCACGACAAATACTGCTCGGCCAGCATCATGCTGGGCAAAACCGCAGAAATCACCACCAGCTTTGAGCTGGTAGAGGCTTAA
- the coq7 gene encoding 2-polyprenyl-3-methyl-6-methoxy-1,4-benzoquinone monooxygenase, giving the protein MDRLLTAADSALRTVFARHHANRPTPMWAAEAPTPPALTDAEKTEAAALMRVNHVGEVCAQALYTAQALATQDHALRQHLTTACDEETDHLAWCEQRLQELGGRPSWLNPLWYAGAFAIGYAAAKLGGDRMSLGFVVETERQVEAHLESHLGRLPANDGPSRAIVAQMKVDEAQHAKDAQHAGAAELPAPFKAMMQVAAKVMTTVAHRI; this is encoded by the coding sequence ATGGACCGTTTATTGACCGCCGCCGACAGTGCCTTGCGCACGGTGTTTGCCCGCCACCACGCCAACCGCCCCACGCCCATGTGGGCTGCCGAGGCCCCTACACCGCCAGCATTGACAGACGCCGAAAAAACCGAGGCAGCCGCCCTGATGCGCGTGAACCATGTGGGCGAGGTGTGCGCCCAAGCGCTGTACACCGCCCAAGCCTTGGCCACGCAAGACCACGCCTTGCGCCAGCACCTGACCACCGCATGTGACGAAGAAACTGACCACTTGGCTTGGTGCGAACAACGCCTGCAAGAGCTAGGCGGACGCCCCAGCTGGCTCAACCCGCTTTGGTACGCAGGTGCATTCGCTATTGGCTACGCCGCCGCCAAACTGGGTGGCGACCGCATGAGCCTTGGATTTGTGGTGGAGACCGAACGCCAAGTGGAAGCGCACTTAGAAAGCCACCTTGGGCGACTGCCCGCCAACGATGGCCCCAGCCGTGCCATCGTGGCGCAAATGAAGGTGGACGAGGCGCAACACGCGAAGGACGCGCAACACGCAGGTGCAGCAGAACTGCCCGCGCCTTTCAAAGCCATGATGCAAGTGGCCGCCAAGGTGATGACCACCGTGGCGCATCGCATCTAA
- a CDS encoding porin: protein MKKTLVAIAALAAFGAQAQSSVQIDGLMDAGYQSLNLKGTKVNGIQGNGSGTSQINFRGTSDLGGGLKADFRVETDWSVVSNKANQGTASSTSGDATKLALDKQVNATAGTFGNGELRVGLDQAGIGRIDFGAINFNTLDTLGTGQPYGTAIGGGYGSVSRVDAAGTAVRDENQVRLSSATFSGFKAVLNKSAKQTKANNGASASTSTGLTAQQTAFSTTLGAYDKLGSTEVGVNYANGPLAASYSTLKQDSVSVGTGTTATTVNTLGANYTMGAIKGMFLNQTVKTTTGTVATDTSYNAYSVVYTMGNTELMASTGKLKQDVGTYAGKESKLTSFGANYNLSKTTSLYLRSESIKDDAAVIAAAATTDVSGNTKRTRTAIGLKTNF from the coding sequence ATGAAAAAAACCCTCGTTGCTATCGCAGCACTCGCAGCCTTCGGCGCACAAGCTCAATCTTCTGTCCAAATCGACGGCTTGATGGACGCTGGCTACCAATCTCTGAACCTCAAAGGTACCAAAGTTAACGGTATCCAAGGCAACGGTTCTGGCACTTCTCAAATCAACTTCCGTGGTACATCTGACCTCGGTGGCGGTTTGAAGGCTGACTTCCGCGTTGAAACCGACTGGAGCGTTGTGTCTAATAAGGCCAACCAAGGTACTGCTTCCAGCACCTCTGGCGACGCTACTAAGTTGGCGCTTGATAAACAAGTGAACGCAACAGCTGGCACATTCGGCAACGGCGAATTGCGCGTTGGTCTGGACCAAGCTGGTATCGGCCGCATCGACTTCGGCGCGATCAACTTCAACACATTGGACACATTGGGCACCGGCCAACCTTACGGTACAGCCATCGGTGGTGGTTACGGTTCAGTGTCTCGCGTTGACGCTGCTGGCACTGCAGTGCGTGACGAAAACCAAGTCCGTTTGTCTTCTGCCACTTTCTCTGGCTTCAAGGCTGTTTTGAACAAATCTGCCAAGCAAACCAAAGCCAACAACGGCGCATCTGCCAGCACATCAACTGGCTTGACAGCTCAACAAACAGCTTTCAGCACCACATTGGGTGCTTACGACAAGCTGGGTTCTACTGAAGTTGGCGTGAACTACGCTAACGGCCCATTGGCAGCTTCTTACAGCACATTGAAGCAAGACAGCGTGAGCGTTGGTACAGGTACTACTGCTACCACAGTGAACACCTTGGGTGCTAACTACACCATGGGTGCTATCAAAGGCATGTTCTTGAACCAAACAGTGAAGACAACAACAGGTACTGTTGCTACTGACACTTCTTACAACGCCTACTCAGTTGTGTACACCATGGGTAACACCGAGTTGATGGCTTCTACAGGTAAGTTGAAGCAAGACGTGGGCACATACGCTGGCAAAGAGTCCAAGTTGACTTCTTTCGGTGCTAACTACAACTTGAGCAAGACAACTAGCTTGTACCTCCGCTCTGAGTCCATCAAAGACGATGCTGCTGTGATCGCTGCTGCTGCTACCACAGACGTGTCTGGCAACACCAAGCGTACACGTACAGCCATCGGCTTGAAAACAAACTTCTAA
- a CDS encoding tetratricopeptide repeat protein, whose translation MIHPLLRHDIDAEIRNGETARFAATVIGSLAGSGIIFNYQTSNTWLRLFTPHQLFKFVKSPEHLFQQALALHREGRLVEASALYEKALKMRPSFFDAMHMLGVACYQGGQSIRGVELIAQAIKLRPHIAQAHNNLGNALVTCGRIPEAISAYEQAVNLKPDYAEAFYNAGCAFAKLGELSLATSCYSKAIEIEPHYWQAYANRGLAFDRMHIHDLAADDYKAALKLDPRNADLNSKLGNHYLGQHMPLEALQAFSQVLANEPDMPYIRGNVLQTKAQLCDWEGWKDLINSTHDLIKSGCGHVIHPMHVINYLDDPVTQRQVAEDWIKATLPTASETPAFIAPENRIRIGLFSADFRTHPVSQLLLDFFENHDRERFELVAFSYRNVDDELQHHLKSVFSRFIDIESMGHLSVANLAREIGLNMAIDLGGHTQNARTEIFSLRIAPLQVSFLGYPATTGATFIDYIIADHQVIPHEDEIHYTERVVRLPHCFMPRDSRVKPSGVNFTRAQFGLPEIGMVYCCFNNHVKFTPDMFDLWMKTLAQVDGSVLWLATPSAQVSDRLKFEATRAGIDPNRIIFATRMDSFEDHLQRLSLADLFLDTWPYNAHTTASDALFAGLPVLTYAGRTFASRVAASMLTTLDVPDLITYSQEAYLETAIRLGNDSRSLQNLRHQVKVKRVTSPLFNSAEYNRHLSDLLSNLALGHMAH comes from the coding sequence TTGATACATCCTCTGCTCCGCCATGATATCGATGCAGAAATCCGCAATGGAGAAACTGCAAGATTTGCTGCAACTGTCATTGGCTCACTCGCTGGGAGTGGAATAATCTTCAACTACCAAACGAGCAACACATGGCTCAGATTATTCACCCCTCACCAACTCTTCAAATTCGTGAAGTCACCTGAACACCTTTTCCAACAAGCTCTCGCACTTCATCGTGAAGGCAGATTGGTAGAAGCGAGCGCTTTATACGAAAAAGCGCTAAAAATGCGTCCATCATTTTTCGATGCCATGCACATGTTAGGCGTGGCTTGCTATCAAGGTGGGCAATCAATTCGGGGCGTAGAGCTCATAGCCCAAGCGATCAAATTACGCCCACACATCGCTCAAGCTCATAACAACCTTGGCAATGCCCTCGTCACTTGCGGACGCATACCTGAAGCTATTTCTGCTTACGAACAAGCTGTAAACCTCAAGCCTGATTACGCTGAAGCGTTTTACAACGCAGGGTGCGCATTCGCCAAACTAGGCGAACTCTCACTCGCAACTTCATGTTATTCGAAAGCCATTGAAATCGAACCACACTACTGGCAAGCCTATGCCAATAGAGGTCTTGCGTTCGACCGCATGCACATTCACGACTTGGCAGCGGATGACTACAAAGCAGCTTTAAAACTAGACCCTAGAAATGCAGATCTAAATAGCAAACTTGGCAATCATTACCTTGGGCAGCATATGCCGCTTGAAGCGCTGCAAGCATTCAGCCAAGTCCTAGCCAATGAGCCAGATATGCCTTACATACGCGGCAACGTTCTTCAGACCAAAGCCCAGTTGTGCGATTGGGAAGGTTGGAAGGACTTGATTAATTCAACCCATGACTTAATCAAATCAGGTTGTGGGCATGTCATTCATCCCATGCATGTCATCAACTACCTAGACGATCCAGTCACACAACGTCAAGTTGCGGAAGACTGGATCAAAGCCACTCTTCCGACAGCTTCAGAAACGCCTGCATTTATAGCTCCTGAAAACCGTATTCGAATTGGTCTTTTTTCCGCTGACTTTCGCACTCATCCTGTCTCTCAACTTTTACTTGACTTCTTTGAAAATCACGACCGTGAAAGGTTTGAGCTCGTCGCTTTTTCTTACCGAAATGTGGATGACGAACTTCAGCATCACCTCAAATCCGTTTTTTCGCGCTTCATTGATATTGAATCAATGGGGCATTTGTCCGTCGCTAATTTAGCGCGCGAAATAGGTCTCAACATGGCCATTGACCTAGGTGGTCACACTCAAAATGCGCGCACTGAGATTTTTTCGCTGCGCATTGCTCCTCTACAAGTAAGTTTCTTGGGCTATCCGGCAACAACAGGTGCTACTTTCATCGACTACATCATCGCTGATCACCAGGTCATTCCACACGAGGACGAAATTCACTACACAGAGCGCGTTGTGCGATTGCCCCACTGCTTCATGCCACGCGATTCCCGTGTAAAGCCATCTGGCGTCAATTTCACTCGAGCTCAATTTGGATTACCCGAGATTGGCATGGTTTATTGTTGCTTCAACAATCACGTCAAATTCACACCCGACATGTTTGACTTGTGGATGAAAACACTGGCCCAAGTCGACGGAAGCGTACTGTGGCTCGCAACACCATCTGCACAGGTGTCAGACCGACTTAAATTTGAAGCAACCCGCGCAGGAATTGACCCCAATAGAATTATTTTTGCAACACGCATGGATAGTTTTGAGGACCATTTGCAGCGACTTTCGCTTGCCGACTTATTTCTTGACACCTGGCCCTACAACGCACACACAACGGCAAGCGACGCGCTCTTTGCAGGTTTGCCTGTGCTTACTTATGCGGGGAGAACATTTGCATCTCGCGTAGCAGCAAGCATGCTCACAACCCTCGATGTGCCTGATCTCATTACCTACTCCCAAGAAGCTTATTTAGAAACAGCCATTCGGCTTGGTAACGACTCAAGGTCTCTGCAAAATTTACGTCATCAAGTCAAGGTAAAGCGAGTGACTTCGCCACTTTTTAACAGTGCAGAATACAACCGTCATTTGAGCGACCTACTTAGCAATCTAGCCTTAGGTCACATGGCACATTAA